The Chrysiogenes arsenatis DSM 11915 genome includes the window GCCCATAATGTGTTAACGCTGATAGAGTTGGAAGATGAGGATGACGACGACATGAACCGCAGCGTCATGACTATCGCCAGTAGTGGACAGTGCATCGGCTGCAAAGCATGCAGTAAGTCATGCCCGAAAAACTGCATTACGCACGCCGCCTGAAAGGAGCCTGTTATGTTTATTCGCAATCAAAAAGTT containing:
- the fdxB gene encoding ferredoxin III, nif-specific, yielding MEDLQTTSVRRDGSRWKPEFIESIDQTKCLGCGRCYKACAHNVLTLIELEDEDDDDMNRSVMTIASSGQCIGCKACSKSCPKNCITHAA